The genomic DNA CCAAAGCAGTGTAGTATATGGGGCTCAAGACACTGACCTTAATCCAGTGTTACTATTGGGCTTttctgagaaagagagatggtgAGGAGCTAGCGTCTCGGCCTATACTTAGAAGCCTAAATAGGAAACTGTCACAGAGCCATGTCTGGAGCAGTCATCATCTCACTGGcacattttaaaagagacatccatcttttgtcttttttctttcataaaaatgaTTCCCTGGCTTTTAAGCAAAATTGCTGCTTTACTTGACAGATAATTATGCTGAATCATCTAACACAAGATGTGGATTTTCAAATTATCCATAAAGGATATTTTTGTAATTCACATAAATCGCATCTTCAAGTGTTGCCCAAACTACATTGGCCTTTTCTCTGAAAGCTATTTAGATTTTTGAGCCTCTGTGGAATATTCACCTGCCTGTAGCTGCTAGCAAATTATGCACAATGTCATTGTAAATAAAGTCAAGGTCAACACTTTGACCACTCTTCAGAGAATTCACATTGGAGAGCAACTTAAGCTTAACATTAATTTGTTATGCTTTCAAACCATAAATCTGCTTCTTTGACACTCACAATGTATTAAAATATTGCATAGGCGTTATGCCATAaccatttgttgttttaatacttGATAGCATTTTTTATTGTCAGATCTATTGAAGTATTGTGAATACAAGGTTTCATATGAATTGCACTTTTTGACTGTATCATTACACTTCAGATCTTTCTCTCGATAATGCAGATCAGTAACTACCGTTCTCTTAGTgtcatacaataaaaaacagacatgatGAAGAAGCACCTAATTAAGAGACAATTTGCTAAAACATGCTGTATTATGAATAGGTTGTTAACCTTGAAAATACAATCTGCTGTTTTTCAGGCGAGGCACATATTGAATTTTGCTGTCATCTAGCCAGAGGTAACATTGACCCAAAGGAACCGCCTGTGTACGAGTACGTCAAGTTTGTTGGAGATTTCAAGTTTCATAACAATGGTAAGGAATTTCATTATCTACTTGagattcattaaaatgtttaatttaagttaAGGTCCATCAATTCTCCTAATCTGCTTTGCTTAAAGTTattgtgaggaacttttaactggttttaaatcatttcaatttaatactgatgacTCTAtgtgacctacataagtaaatgAGACCATCATTGAGAAGACTGGCTATTTTTATAAGTTATTCCTAATACTTTTAATCGGTGCAACCGGGTTGGACCCCgctgctcggaaacactactgcttttgtccacagggaccgccaaaatcaacacaaagttAAAGTTCCTTGTAGCAGCTTTAACAAActgaatggaaaaatatataaaagaaagatATTTTTCATGGGATGGAATTGAGATGGATGTCACAATCAACTGTATTCCCAATGTACCTTGTCTTCTTTCACATAGTGCCTACATCTTCTTGTAACGGGCTCGATTTGGCGTTGCCAAGAAGCCTTCAGTCATCGCTGGAGGAGCAGGTCTGCCTCATTGCTACTGTACGATTAGTCACTCCACAGTTTCTAAAGGTAAGACCAGCTGGGATATTAAAATCTTGTGTTATTGTTTCTCAGTttttgttgcatgtgtgtgctgttATTGCTTTTAAAGGAGGTTTGTGTGAGGGATCACTTATTTTAATCCATGCGAACTCTCACTATCTGGAGATTTCCTGTTGCACAATGTGTACTTTCCAACTGATTACATCATTAGGATACATCTGATCCCAGAAGTGCTGTGTGAGTTGAAATCTGGACACAAGTTattgaagaaaaatgaaagtcatGTAACATTTCTGAGATCTTGGTAATGTTGAGATCAACTCACATCACAGTAACAGTTAAATACTTAACTCAACCCCTCTAACCTTTTAAGCCCAAAAAATGCAAGTCTGGCAGgtgttttcattgttattttctttactcGTGCATTTTTCTGCCTTAAATGAGAAAAAGCGCCAGAAGAACCAGATCTATTGGACAGGCTTCAACTCTCCCCCTCTACTCattccaaaatgttaaaaattatTGATTGCACTGATTTCTGATGGAGTGACTGTAACAGTAAAATATGCACCATATGACAATTGGaatattttttcccaaaaataaACTTACTGCAAATActggttttaaatgtattataacatgttttaactttacacttgatgtatttttaaaaacaattttattcCCACAGActactttcaaacaaatatgattaaatgtaaacaaaattaTCAGGCACTAATGGCAAGTGCTTGTACTTAGAGCAGCAAAACTGACGTCCTCCctctgttatttttgtttagGATTTATGTAATGTGGAAGATCCCTGTAATGAATTCACATCCAGACACAGCCTTGAATGGAAGTTCCTGTTTTTGGACCACAGGTAAAATATTTCTATGATTCCTCctattacttacttacttacttacttctATTAATGAGCagtgtcattttcttttaagaaaatttttttcttgctgtatTCAGATGTTGATCATCTCCTTTTTATGTTTCAGAGCTTCACCAATCATAGGATATTTACCCTTTGAGGTTCTTGGAACTTCTGGCTATGATTACTATCATGTGGACGACTTGGAGCTTATAGCTCAGTGTCATAAGCAGCGTGAGTAACTGCTGCTTCTCTGTTTTCAACCACCTTCACCTTCCCCTCCATCTCCAGCACATCCACGAATCCATCTCAGAAAAATCGATGACAGGTTTacattctgtttttcctctcccAGTAATGCAGTTTGGAAAGGGTAAATCCTGCTACTATCGCTTCCTGACCAAAGGGCAGCAGTGGATTTGGTTGCAGACTCACTACTACATCACTTACCACCAGTGGAACTCCAAACCGGAGTTCATTGTCTGTACTCACACTGTTGTCAGGTAAACTTTGTCTGTCTCTAATGtctgcagagggagagatgtGTACACTTTGTGTCCTGAGAGGGATGTGTGCAAGGCATTGGTTGTCTTCATTTAAACGTTTAGATTAATGTTAAATCAGATATACACTCATACGTACTATCCTTATGTGCTGTTTTTCAGTTATGCTGAAGTGCGAGCTGAGAGAAGGAGAGCGTTTGGCTTTGAGGAGCTGTCTCCACCCGAGATAGCTCCCTCTTCAGTGAAGGTAAGTGTTCTCTtttacatacagtgtgtggCCTTTACAAGGTCATTGTTTATTTCAGCTTCAGATCTGACCCTGGGTGTTGAACATCACTCTGTGTTCCAGGCTCAGGAGCTGTACTTGGACATCTGCTCTACGCTGAACCCTCCGCGGGACAGAAACAGCGGCGCACGTTCGGTATCCTCCCACAGCTCCCGGAAGTCCTCCCACACGGCGATGTCGGACTCTGCATGTGAGTCATCCTCTCCTCCCTAAAGTGCTTACTCAATCAACAGCAGGTCAATATGTACAGAAATCCTGCTCCTATAAATTGCTGAAGGaactgctgttttatttaaaatttagGGGAAACAATGGGATTCTCTTCTGGGGAGGAATTATAGAGGGTGAGACTTTCTAAGGCGGAAAAAGGAAATGACTTGTGTTGTTATTCACTGCAGCATCAGTGATAACGCTCAGCCTTTCATTGGGTCAGAATAATAgcagattttttaaattcaaaatcatTCCATTAGATGTAAACCTGACTAAACCTACAGTTGATCTGAGAAGACTTTGTTATCTAAAATCTTCTGTAACTAAGCGGACCAGAAGTTAAGAAAACACCTACATCTATAAATGTGGGTGACGATGCATCTATGATGAAATGTTTCCGAGGCTTACTTTAGCATGCCCTGTTTGTTTGAGCCTCCATTCTCTCTGACTTTAGCCGCTCTTCCACCCACCGTCTAAAACATTTCACTTCACTCTGCTTGTTTATGAACAATACACAGCTGCAGTGGCAGACTAATTACAGTCCCTGTTCATAAACATAGCGACGACCCACACATATAAAACACTTTCACTATTACCAAAGACATATTCATAAAGCTGTACCTAAGCACAAACCTAAAATAGCTCGTAGATGTTTTCTCTCAGCTTATTCATTTTGCATCGGCTACGATGAAAAAAGCCTCCGCTGAATGCATTCCAGTTTGTGGGTTTAGGTCATAGGCAGAATGAGGTGGCAATCTAGGGCTGGTGAATCAGCAGTATTGTTATGAAACCACAAAGGTAATGCATTTCATAATTTGTTTTGCCTCAAAAAGGCTTTAGTTACACTGCTTAGGAAGAATTGACAATTCCCTATTGATTCAATGAGGATACAAAAAATACTTAGTTCATTGCAGTGTTATAAATACACCAATCACATGATTATTTGGTTTTCCTCAATAGATGCCTCATGCTTTTTGATACATTGTATGTACATCCTCACGACAAAGAGAACAATCTGCCTAATCTTTGAATGAAGAAGATTGTAGGATATGAGTAAAGATTTACAACACTCAATACTTTGAAAAACAGTGATACTGACCTAACTGAACATATCCTCAGTCTACTATTATCAAAGTGTGACCGGTCTTTCTTGCAGCAGCTAACTCCTACACAGAGGCCTGCACGCCATCATGGCAGTCTGCTTCCGTTGGGACGGAGAAGACATCTGCCAGACTCCAGCCTAGTAGTTCAAAGGTCAGTCCACAAAGTTTACGTGTCTCTATCCTTATTTGGATATAAGATGGTCGGTGGGAAATAACTGCACAAAGTTGATACATTACAATGTCACAGATTGTGCTAACTTTGTCGTTTTCCCTGTAGAAGTTggcaaaaagacaaaattcCTTTGACCTCGTTCCCCAGCTGAGCCGCCCCCTTTCTCCTACCTGCAGCAAGCACTCCGCAATGGTTAGTGCTTAGacttctcctccttcctgttgctttcctctcctctgtttgtgTACAATATCTTATTGTCATGACAGTTACTGCTTGGTGTTTATTTCATCTGTTGCTTGTGCCTCCTTTCAAGTGTGAAGAATCACAAGAATAAGCCATTATATGCATCGTGTTAACTGATTATGTCCTCACATTCTACGTTCATTGAAGAAAaggaataacaaaaaaaatgaagtacaaaagaaaacatttttttctcatttctgttgctttttttggATCATGTCTTTGCAgcaacagcaaacacagcaaacgcagcagcagcagcagcagcagcagcagtcgtCGTCGCCCATGTatccgcagcagcagcagcctcagctCTGTGTAATGAACCAGctgaaggagcagctggaggagaggacgCGCATTCTGCAAGCTGACATTAAGACGCAGCAGCAGGAGCTGCACGACATTAAGGAGAAGCTTCACCTCGCTAATCTCCAGGTAACACTCCCACAACGAAAGAAACAACTTCCCAGGGCATGCAgcacttaataaataaaatatagccGCAGACTTTAATCTagacataaataataatgttaggCATTAAAGTAGAAGTTTTTAATGAAAGTCATATTGTAAGCTTACATTCCCTAACCCATCACAGTGATGGTGGAAGGGCCCCACCAAGAGGCCGGCACAAACCAGTTCAGCCTCAGTACTCGCCACTACATGACCCCCATAACAAGCACAGAGAAGAGACTCTGGGACTATAGTAGTGTTTGTTTAGTGAAGATAAATTGTCACATGTCATTGCCTGGTGGATGTGAAGGCGACATGATATGAGCTGTGATTTGAAACACAAACTCGCATTTTCATGCAACAGATTACCAGTTAGCCAAACAGAATTAAACCGTAGCCGAATATCCTTCCCTTATTATTTGCAAATGTTACCTCAcctaaatatgaataaatctcAAGCATTACAGACACACTGCTGTGAttttaaacactgaataaaataactaaatagagtttaactttttttaataataaactcTTAATTCaactaaaacctttttttaattaagtaaataagGGATagattaaaatgtctgtttatgtgtgtgtaagatgtTGTTACAGCAGCCTATCCAAAATGACTTTGGCcaggcccagcagcagcagcagccccagcAGCAGTCCCAGCAGTCCCAGCagtcccagcagcagcagtcccagcagccccagcagtcccagcagcagcagtcccagcagccccagcagcagcagcagcagtcccagcagcagcagggatcAGGCAGGGCGGCCCAGCAGAGCCAGCCGGGGTTAATCAGGCAGCACTCAGGCCACACTAAACCACGGTCCTGTGGGGCCCACAATTCCTCCCCTCACTCACTCCTGAGAGAGAACGGTTCACCCTCAACACAGGTACAGAGCTGCACAAGtgaaacacacaaatcaaaaaacaataatgggATAACTGTCCAAACAAAGTTGTTTGTAAATCCATCCTCTAAAGTCAAGAGgataaatattgaatattacaCGGTGTATATGAATCATATATACGGTGAGTCATTAGCAGCTGACGACTGGTAGCCT from Anoplopoma fimbria isolate UVic2021 breed Golden Eagle Sablefish chromosome 24, Afim_UVic_2022, whole genome shotgun sequence includes the following:
- the npas2 gene encoding neuronal PAS domain-containing protein 2 codes for the protein MDNLSDFGGPCPSSRREWDSNSCVDDLMDEDEKDRAKRASRNKSEKKRRDQFNVLIKELCTMLQGQGHPRKMDKSTILQRTIDFLQKQKDITAQNETCDVKQDWKPSFLSNEEFTQLMLEALDGFLIALTTDGNIMYVSDSVSSLIGHLPSDMVDQNILNFLPEREHGEVYKLLSSHMLMTDPIAADFLDSEAHIEFCCHLARGNIDPKEPPVYEYVKFVGDFKFHNNVPTSSCNGLDLALPRSLQSSLEEQVCLIATVRLVTPQFLKDLCNVEDPCNEFTSRHSLEWKFLFLDHRASPIIGYLPFEVLGTSGYDYYHVDDLELIAQCHKQLMQFGKGKSCYYRFLTKGQQWIWLQTHYYITYHQWNSKPEFIVCTHTVVSYAEVRAERRRAFGFEELSPPEIAPSSVKAQELYLDICSTLNPPRDRNSGARSVSSHSSRKSSHTAMSDSASANSYTEACTPSWQSASVGTEKTSARLQPSSSKKLAKRQNSFDLVPQLSRPLSPTCSKHSAMQQQTQQTQQQQQQQQQSSSPMYPQQQQPQLCVMNQLKEQLEERTRILQADIKTQQQELHDIKEKLHLANLQMLLQQPIQNDFGQAQQQQQQQQQQQSQQQQGSGRAAQQSQPGLIRQHSGHTKPRSCGAHNSSPHSLLRENGSPSTQVQQRIARSGQAQSVSVPMQTNTSVTMPFYSNPMMFSQTNTRSLQDANQRHTDGEFNQDGQLRMLLNQPMQTLVPTSSVTSQPSQCNMGISQTIYTLEQQIIAPSFSMQQVNCNAVLVPSPVFTSPIMIPHNSFIANQSQSAYQTQPQASQHSLQLQQPQQFFQMAQGLVHGGSTPAFLHTTNVPQQSTVGYIQQQQQTQQLSQSQQQQVHQQQRQYQHSQNQTASVSDFRNMLTR